One window of the Hippoglossus hippoglossus isolate fHipHip1 chromosome 9, fHipHip1.pri, whole genome shotgun sequence genome contains the following:
- the specc1la gene encoding cytospin-A, giving the protein MKKSVRPAVSKVSGDRGKAEAAATAGTGKPAAKTSNTASLSKVKSNDDLLAAMAGGNPQSSNAVAKTKRTASVGISANNLDSKPKTTSGTASKRTTSSTSKEPNSSRDRLRTSRTSATKKQSVSGTVAGDLASGKRSRSQILTESEGRMSKSKSDGQISDKVALEAKVKDLLGLAKSKEVEILHLRSELRDMRAQLGLGGKEEPPQEEASEEEKPHVSAITAADVESTLILLQEQNQAIRVELNLLKSENRMLKDRLNALGFSLEQRLDSSDKLFNYASLSPDLAAGSGQSDGGGTGTLTSSVEGSAPGSLEDLLTGHQHGGSADNLDSESSEVYQAVTSSDDALDAPSGASSSSESECAPSRECSRRGSSGNASEVSVACLTERIHQMEENQHSTAEELQATLQELSDLQQITQELNGENERLGEEKVILMDSLCQQSDKLELYGRQIEYLRSLLDEHHISYVLEEDIKSGRYMELEQRYSDLADNARFEREQLLGVQQHLSNTLKMAEQDNAEAQEMIGALKERNHQMERIMESERQDRSAMVAVLDEYKVAVSSDQAELSRCRAQLDQERQRVAELYSLHTAGDKNDICQLLEGVRLGKEEAEAKAAKMQKELEQAHVELKRMQETFSKLDREYREFQQQVQQQMAEQDHALEKQRVELQEKETEIVDMKETIFELEDEVEQHRALKLHDNLIITDLENSVKKLQDQKHDMEREIKILHRRLREESMEWRQFQADLQTAVVIANDIKSEAQEEIGDLRRRLQEAQEKNEKLGKELDEVKSRKQDEERGRVYNYMNAVERDLAALRQGMGLSRRSSTSSEPSPTVKTLIKSFDSASQGPPSNGASVTPTASAAPIPRTPLSPSPMKTPPAAAVSPIQRHSIAGSMSAAKPLLSLSDKRPSYTDITMPAEHLLRGTPASRPPAALQRVSNMDSTKTISVSRRSSEEIKREMSAQDGASASSLMAMTAASSPLSLSSSSPTASITPTARSRLREERKDPLSALAREYGGSKRNALLKWCQKKTEGYQNIDITNFSSSWNDGLAFCAVLHTYLPAHIPYHELTSQDKRRNFSLAFQAAESVGIKCTLDINEMVHTERPDWQSVMTYVTAIYKYFET; this is encoded by the exons ATGAAGAAGTCAGTGCGGCCAGCGGTGAGTAAGGTGAGCGGCGATCGAGGGAAGGCTGAGGCCGCGGCCACCGCTGGCACTGGAAAGCCTGCAGCCAAAACCAGCAACACAGCATCACTGTCCAAG GTGAAAAGCAATGATGATCTTTTAGCGGCTATGGCTGGAGGGAATCCTCAGTCAAGTAATGCTGTCGCCAAGACCAAGAGAACTGCCTCTGTCGGGATTAGTGCTAACAACCTAGACAGCAAGCCAAAGACAACATCAG GTACAGCATCCAAGCGTACAACATCTTCAACTTCCAAGGAGCCAAATTCGTCACGAGACCGTCTTCGGACATCCAGAACATCAGCCACTAAGAAGCAGTCGGTATCAGGGACTGTAGCGGGGGATTTGGCGTCTGGGAAGCGCTCTCGCAGCCAGATTCTTACAGAGTCTGAGGGCCGCATGAGCAAGTCTAAATCAGACGGCCAGATCAGTGATAAGGTAGCTTTGGAGGCTAAAGTTAAAGACCTATTGGGTTTGGCCAAAAGCAAAGAAGTGGAAATCCTACACCTGCGTAGTGAACTGAGGGACATGAGGGCCCAGCTTGGGTTGGGAGGGAAAGAAGAGCCACCGCAGGAAGAAGCTAGTGAGGAAGAGAAGCCCCACGTCTCAGCCATCACAGCAGCTGATGTGGAGTCTACTCTGATTCTTCTACAAGAGCAGAACCAGGCCATCAGAGTGGAGCTCAACCTGCTGAAGAGTGAGAACCGCATGCTGAAAGACCGACTCAATGCACTGGGCTTCTCTCTGGAGCAGAGGCTGGACAGTTCTGACAAACTGTTTAACTACGCCTCGCTGAGCCCAGACCTGGCAGCAGGCAGTGGGCAGAGTGATGGTGGAGGCACAGGTACGCTGACCTCCTCAGTGGAAGGCTCCGCCCCGGGCTCTTTGGAGGATCTGCTCACGGGACACCAACATGGAGGCTCGGCGGACAACCTCGACAGTGAATCGAGCGAGGTCTACCAGGCCGTCACTTCCAGTGATGACGCTCTGGATGCCCCCTCTGGAGCCTCCTCGTCATCTGAGTCTGAGTGTGCCCCCAGCAGGGAGTGCTCACGGAGGGGCAGCAGTGGTAATGCCAGTGAGGTGTCTGTGGCCTGTCTGACTGAGCGCATCCACCAAATGGAAGAGAACCAGCACAGCACTGCTGAGGAGCTCCAGGCCACGCTACAGGAGCTGTCCGACCTGCAGCAAATCACCCAGGAGCTAAACGGGGAGAACGAGCGGCTCGGCGAGGAGAAGGTGATCCTCATGGACTCCTTGTGCCAGCAGAGCGACAAGCTGGAGCTCTACGGTCGCCAGATTGAGTACCTGCGCTCTTTGCTGGATGAGCATCATATATCTTATGTGCTAGAGGAGGACATCAAGAGTGGCCGGTACATGGAGCTGGAGCAGCGTTACTCTGACCTGGCAGATAACGCCCGCTTtgagagagagcagctgctggGGGTGCAGCAACACCTGTCCAACACGTTAAAAATGGCCGAACAGGACAACGCCGAAGCCCAGGAGATGATTGGAGCGCTGAAGGAGAGGAACCACCAGATGGAGCGCATCATGGAATCAGAGAGACAGGACCGGTCTGCCATGGTGGCCGTACTCGATGAGTACAAGGTGGCGGTGAGCAGTGACCAGGCAGAGCTGAGCCGCTGCAGAGCCCAGCTGGACCAGGAGAGGCAAAGGGTGGCCGAGCTCTACTCTCTACACACTGCAGGGGACAAAAATGACATCTGCCAGCTGCTGGAGGGTGTTCGGCTGGGGAAGGAAGAGGCTGAGGCCAAAGCTGCAAAAATGCAGAAAGAGCTGGAGCAAGCCCACGTTGAACTCAAAAGGATGCAGGAGACTTTCAGTAAG CTGGACAGGGAATACAGAGAGttccagcagcaggtgcagcagcagatggcCGAGCAGGATCACGCTCTGGAGAAGCAGcgtgtggagctgcaggagaaagagacggagatCGTCGACATGAAGGAAACCATCTTTGAGCTGGAGGATGAGGTCGAGCAGCACCGAGCTCTCAAACTGCACGACAACCTCATCATCACAGACCTCGAGA ACTCTGTTAAGAAGCTTCAGGACCAGAAGCAcgacatggagagagagattaaGATTCTTCACCGCAGACTGAGG gAGGAGTCAATGGAGTGGCGTCAGTTCCAGGCTGATCTGCAGACAGCTGTTGTCATTGCTAATGACATCAAGTCGGAAGCGCAGGAGGAGATTGGAGACTTGCGGCGCCGGCTGCAGGAAGCGCAGGAGAAGAATGAGAAGCTCGGCAAGGAGCTGGACGAGGTCAAGAGCCGCAA GCAGGAcgaggagagaggcagagtgtatAACTACATGAATGCAGTGGAGAGAGACCTGGCTGCTCTCAGACAGGGGATGGGTCTCAGCCGGCGTTCTTCCACCTCCTCAGAGCCTTCGCCCACTGTCAAAACACTCATCAAGAGCTTCGACAGCGCCTCACAAG GTCCGCCTTCCAACGGGGCCTCTGTAACTCCCACAGCCTCGGCTGCCCCAATACCACGCACCCCCCTCAGCCCCAGTCCCATGAAGACGCCTCCAGCAGCGGCTGTTTCTCCCATACAG AGACACTCCATAGCAGGGTCTATGTCAGCAGCCAAGCCGCTCTTGTCACTGAGTGATAAGAGGCCCAGCTACACAGACATCACAATGCCAG CTGAGCACCTTCTCAGGGGAACCCCGGCCAGCCGACCACCAGCAGCCCTCCAGAGGGTCTCCAACATGGACTCCACCAAGACAATCTCAG TGTCTCGCAGGAGCAGTGAAGAGATAAAGAGGGAAATGTCGGCTCAAGACGGGGCCTCCGCCTCCTCCCTGATGGCTATgactgcagcttcctctccGCTCtcgctgtcctcctcctctcccaccgCCTCCATCACCCCCACAGCACGCAGCCGTCTAAG agaggagagaaaggaccCGTTGTCGGCACTGGCCAGAGAATACGGAGGCTCCAAAAGAAATGCTTTGCTTAAGTGGTGCCAGAAGAAGACTGAGGGATACCAG